The sequence atatctcagaatgtttaaaagatatcaaaagtaaaagtcaagtttgaatagctgaaggtcttgtggtcatttgaaagttggaatgaagggtctggctgaaattatgtggaaggagatgcatttggcgcaaagtgtaggaaaacaggatttgaaggcatctcccattgacttcaatgttaaaaaaatagtttaaaaagctgaatatttcaaaaagtatgaaatatttttgaaaaagttgaaggtttcttatcaattgctgaaaaggttgaatagtttaatatttgaatggtttctgtagctgaaagtaagctgaagttatggagagccaaagtattggctgaaataataaggggaagaataaagttttgaagtactatagtggaatgttgtaaacagcattcgcactaactAGACAAACAGTCAATACAGGCGATGACGTGACGtttgcgcgtccccgcgaactgcggcataacaccggctcccgtcgttcacttaaaagagccggctctttgacCCGGCTCGTTcacgaccgacacatcactagtaagaggggggggggggcgccgtCCCCCCACGTCCACAATCACTACACCAAGCAAgccatatcaatcaatcaatcaatcaatcaatcaatcaatcaatcaatcaatcaatcaatcaatgtttatttatatagcccaatatcacaaatgttacatttgtctcagtggtcttcacagtgtgtacagaatatcagtatgacaatacgacaccctctgtccttagaccctcacataccctagggaccagagggtacaatggttggacatttactaccggccgcggtatgcctagtgtacagggtccatataaccgacttaatgcatagcgggaagtcggttatatagacatcaacagaataagtgtttaacggtgatttaaactagtttatgcggggaaaagagtgctcaaaatcggattcaacaggccatccacaccgactcccattaaaagtgattgaaatgtacaggaatctgtccatttcaatcacatttgatgacccgtccagggtgactttcttccccaggaattagtgtctgaaagctggctaacattactttaaatacagtgtgcacatggctttattacccatgaaatagtgtgtgaaagctgggtgactttgatgtgaatttagggagggagagcagcagcagcagccgccgcagcagcagcagcagcagcagcaggctgtgaccctggcggaaatacattgattgttttagccaggaataagtgtttagaaggcgggtaaagtgttcctgcagctcctccatgacggtaataatgattagaaatcatttacagggcagaaagctgtttttaaaagtgaaaaaacgatttgaaaccgtttgaaatgactggcgggtgctgatggaaagcaggcggaaataaatggattgtttacccaggaaaaggtgtttaaaaggcgggtaaagtgtccctgcagctcctccatgacggtaataatgattagaaatcatttacagggcagaaagctgtttttaaaagtgagaaaacgatttgaaaccgtttgaaatgactggcgggtgctgatggaaagcaggcggaaataaatggattgtttacccaggaaaaggtgtttaaaaggcgggtaaagtgtccctgcagctcctccatgacggtaataatgattagaaatcatttacagggcagaaagctgtttttaaaagtgagaaaacgatttgaaaccgtttgaaatgactggcgggtgctgatggaaagcaggcggaaatacatggattgtttacccaggaaaaggtgtttaaaaggcgggtaaagtgtccctgcagctcctccatgacggtaataatgattagaaatcatttacagggcagaaagctgtttttaaaagtgagaaaacgatttgaaaccgtttgaaatgactggcgggtgctgatggaaagcaggcggaaatacatggattgtttacccaggaaaaggtgtttaaaaggcgggtaaagtgttcctgcagccctttaaatacagtgtgcacatggctttattacccatgaaatagtgtgtgaaagatgggtaaatttgctgtgaatttaagggagatatggccctttcaaacagggagatgtacaggcctttattacccacgaattagtgtctgaaagctggctaacattactttaaatacatggtgcacatggctctgttacccatgaaatagtgtgtgaaagctgggtgagtttgatgtgaatttaaggaagatatggccatttcatccacacctcacgactcccattcaaagtgattgaaatgtacagcactctgtacatttcaatcacatttcccgacccgaccagggtgactttcttccccacgaattagtgtctgaaagctggctaacattactttaaatgcatggtgcacatggctctgttacccatgaattagtgtgtgaaagatgggtgagtttgatgtgaatttaagggagatatggccatttcatccacacctcacgactcccattcaaagtgattgaaatgtacagcactctgtacatttcaatcacatttcccgacccgaccagggtgactttcttccccacgaattagtgtctgaaagctggctaacattactttaaatgcatggtgcacatggctctgttacccatgaattagtgtgtgaaagatgggtgagtttgatgtgaatttaagggagatatggccatttcatccacacctcacgactcccattaaaagtgattgaaatgtacaggaatctgtccatttcaatcacatttgatgacccgtccagggtgactttcttccccacgaattagtgtctgaaagctggctaacattactttaaatgcatggtgtacatggctctgttacccatgaattagtgtgtgaaagatgggtgagtttgatgtgaatttaagggagatatggccatttcatccacacctcaccactcccattcaaagtgattgaaatgtacagcactctgtacatttcaatcacatttcacgacctgtgtagactggctttcttacccattaggtacaccgacaaagccacctcttcggggccgctccaagacccccaaaacaaggacgcagcagccccagcatctctccctgacatgagcaaacaggttatttcaaacttccatgacataccccggggaaaagcacctctctgtggccgctccaagacccccaaaacacggactaaggagctccaggatccctccctgccttgagaaaacaggctagttcacacttacattacgtacaccgacaaagccacctcttcggggccgctccaagacccccaaaacacggacgcagcagccccagcatctctccctgacatgagcaaacaggttatttcagacttccatgacataccccggggaaaagcacctctctgtggccgctccaagacccccaaaacacggactaaggagctccaggatccctcccatgtacctccagaacctcgagcaccttgggtccccgggcccccgaacttaagcactcccccacggactaaaccaagatgatcacaccctcaagaatctcgtgcccctgggaatcttaaaggggggtctactttgcggtgctttaccgtccgcccatcagcacccatagtcggccttcctcacagcagcagcacccaacctccatggaggattttgctcgtgcccctggctacacttaaagggggtctactttgcggtgctttgccgtccgcccatcggcacccatagtcggccttcctcacagcagcagcacccaacctccatggaggattttgctcgtgcccctggctacacttaaagggggtctactttgcggtgctttaccgtccgcccatcagcacccatagtcggccttcctcacagcagcagcacccaacctccatggaggattttgctcgtgcccctggctacacttaaagggggtctactttgcggtgctttgccgtccgcccatcggcacccatagtcggccttcctcacagcagcagcacccaacctccatggaggattttgctcgtgcccctggctacacttaaagggggtctactttgcggtgctttaccgtccgcccatcagcacccatagtcggccttcctcacagcagcagcacccaacctccatggaggattttgctcgtgcccctggctacacttaaagggggtctactttgcggtgctttgccgtccgcccatcggcacccatagtcggccttcctcacagcagcagcacccaacctccatggaggattttgctcgtgcccctggctacacttaaagggggtctactttgcggtgctttaccgtccgcccatcagcacccatagtcggccttcctcacagcagcagcacccaacctccatggaggattttgctcgtgcccctggctacacttaaagggggtctactttgcggtgctttgccgtccgcccatcggcacccatagtcggccttcctcacagcagcagcacccaacctccatggaggattttgctcgtgcccctggctacacttaaagggggtctactttgcggtgctttgccgtccgcccatcggcacccatagtcggccttcttcacagcagcagcacccaacctccatggaggattttgctcgtgcccctggctacacttaaagggggtctactttgcggtgctttgccgtccgcccatcggcacccatagtcggccttcttcacagcaccacctgccctgctggaggttcacactttaactttttttaccctcttctaccttacaaatcatcccacacttgagcactcctcactcggactaaacacctacatgctaccaccagaaccagaatatcgtgcccctggggatcttaaaagaagaaaacccatagtgggattaaaaacagaacacttagtaattttaacaaactttatttacagtaatattgacagtaataaataaattcaaacaggatataacgtatttacaaggggactgattacaacaacacactgcatatttacaagttgatcactggcaacagtgggtgaagttggggcagagtatggcaccctctcttcacccatgtctgaggggttgtgttcggccagtgactggtccctcttcgggacatgtcttggtagggagtcttggtagggagccgggctgtgctcctctccagagttgtcactgtcgatgtcaatacccgcaaaagtgtcttcatttcccgctgctgctgctgctgtcgatgccgccgccgctgcttgaagtgactgtgtgaagagcaaccgaatgtccgcagcctccttcaaagaaggattattcgcgtaaaatttgtccgcagttgcagtgttgtgacacatgaaatcactcactctttggcggttgcctttgtcttgaaacctcttcgcattatcggcgtggactgtgcggaggtcggtgaagttaatgggactgcggagccccacatcagcccatgccaacctcagggagtaggcaagcttcctgaacgggttcttcccctctgtgtacagaaagtaacggctctgggtgcaggtcagcgtacccttaatttccagccacctcttcatccatccaaattcttctacggtgaggtacagctgcgcctccccgaacgcgttggccgtcttgtggttacttacctgttatgacagagatagagagtgtcaatacaatgtcaatcatgcatataactgccagaataaatacattgattaatagcactcacatgaaccaggtagccgaaggcagtgccagttgtatccgcctttcggacctcggcgttggtcatgttggagtagacccccggacggtggccataaatgcagctccaatgaagagtcatatacccatagagcagtgtccgggtcgcggtagtcggattgctggccatcacatccaggagctgagggatgcgagtggtggtcgaagtcaagcatgtcattaggtcgttgtggctcggcagaccttccatcttgtcacgcttcacttgcatctggtggataagtacttttctcttcagggacttcaggatggcaactacttcccgtttgattaaaatcatgtccgtttggctgagcctgctccccttgcacggtgtgtcggccatgtacttgagaaagtgtgatatattcttgatgtagaagtcggaggtcgtgacctgaaggcttgacttcatcaggctccgggaccacccgcgtatcctcttgagatccctcaaaaagagccagtcagacaggcgattgaaaccgtgtgccatgaaactgaggaacgacttcactctgcttagtttggagactgtgttttcctggagcctcactggtgggtcgatacctgcataatgctcccggtatccttgcagatactcctctgtgaaatataaacagtactttaatgacaacacatgatgtgttacagaaactgcatgtgtcacatagccaaaacacttacccatgatccgtgggaatgttatgtcccgcattatatttccccggcccctgccccggaaccagggggaatttatgggaggggaggttgacgaggcctcggtatggatggatgcaggctctgaggagctgggtgaatgggtgtgagagccagtgggggacttgctgcaggcgggaatgggagacgtgctgcaggcgggaatgggagacgtgctgcaggcaggaatgggagacttgctgcaggagggacctttcgacttggacagcctcgttggtgtcgactctggtcggggtcgtttcttcagaatgacccgctctcgttcctccccatcgaacgcgggcatgtccccggcccgctgatccatcctctgtcgcttgtcctttatcctctgctgcaacttgcagcgcagggatttcacctcagcagcatatatgtcccgctgagccctcactgcgttagcctccagcctccattctttgcagtccgggttgtcacattcattcaccggggacaagggtggaggttgtgacagtatatcgtcgtctgccaccgtgtcaacagcccaagcggtaatcatttctattgtggggtttgtcattcggagttcataaagctccttcttggccactgtcattttcatttgattttgaaccacatgtagttcctcccgggccagctcaacatggtctctggccaagtggcgatccagccttgtgccgtggtactcgcatcccagaatggtacagggatggagcctaatgttggtccgtccgttggccaacaacagcagaatttttctttcatccaagttacgcacaccatggttcctctgtaggtgcttgctcagggcacggtaggagctattgcagatcggacaacggaccgccatccgacctgtattcttgagcatttcggtaccggaaaatgtcaccagaatcgtgggtaaaaaagaaggaagcgtgaaaagactcacgaaagacgcactcagcttattttcaaatctgtgtttgttttcatttgcatcatggtgcggtgtcccatttaggcactcgttaggcgggcagagatccctgtaatctcccctcacgttcctccagagtctgattctcccaaaggatacccgacagtttcgggtacgacccagagggcgcacggtggacggccagggcgaggccgccacaccgcgctggagtcagggtcccggtgaggcgcaggacggagcacccggcagtagcctccagcagacccccgcgcggttccctcatccctcagaagaggtggagaggcggaggggtgggtcttttcatctgctggcgggttgccgggataacagtatcctccggggaggcattgaacccttctcaactgccccccggaggaggcaggggagtcaggtacccagagggtggacggccagggcgaggccgccacaccgcgctggagtcagggtcccggtgaggcgcaggacggagcacccggcagtagcctccagcagacccccgcgcggttccctcatccctcagaagaggtggagaggcggaggggtgggtcttttcatctgctggcgggttgccgggataacagtatcctccggggaggcattgaacccttctcaactgccccccggaggaggcaggggagtcaggtacccagagggtggacggccagggcgaggccgccacaccgcgctggagtcagggtaccggtgaggcgcaggacggagcacccggcagtagcctccagcagacccccgcgcggttccctcgtccctcagaagaggtggagagg comes from Pseudochaenichthys georgianus chromosome 12, fPseGeo1.2, whole genome shotgun sequence and encodes:
- the LOC139434901 gene encoding uncharacterized protein, producing MITAWAVDTVADDDILSQPPPLSPVNECDNPDCKEWRLEANAVRAQRDIYAAEVKSLRCKLQQRIKDKRQRMDQRAGDMPAFDGEERERVILKKRPRPESTPTRLSKSKGPSCSKSPIPACSTSPIPACSTSPIPACSKSPTGSHTHSPSSSEPASIHTEASSTSPPINSPWFRGRGRGNIMRDITFPRIMEEYLQGYREHYAGIDPPVRLQENTVSKLSRVKSFLSFMAHGFNRLSDWLFLRDLKRIRGWSRSLMKSSLQVTTSDFYIKNISHFLKYMADTPCKGSRLSQTDMILIKREVVAILKSLKRKVLIHQMQVKRDKMEGLPSHNDLMTCLTSTTTRIPQLLDVMASNPTTATRTLLYGYMTLHWSCIYGHRPGVYSNMTNAEVRKADTTGTAFGYLVHVSNHKTANAFGEAQLYLTVEEFGWMKRWLEIKGTLTCTQSRYFLYTEGKNPFRKLAYSLRLAWADVGLRSPINFTDLRTVHADNAKRFQDKGNRQRVSDFMCHNTATADKFYANNPSLKEAADIRLLFTQSLQAAAAASTAAAAAGNEDTFAGIDIDSDNSGEEHSPAPYQDSLPRHVPKRDQSLAEHNPSDMGEERVPYSAPTSPTVASDQLVNMQCVVVISPLVNTLYPV